The following are from one region of the Salmo salar chromosome ssa27, Ssal_v3.1, whole genome shotgun sequence genome:
- the LOC106588168 gene encoding pygopus homolog 2, producing the protein MAAESGRLLAGQGQGKRGKGGQMKSPEKKKRKSNAQGPGGAFSHLSEFAPPPTPMVDHLVASNPFDDDFGPPSLPSRPGGAGGPGGGPFLPSPGAGGGGGPYGGGGRMGPGGMGFMGGPGGPVGVPGGPGRRPPFGPGPANAGPHHQLGFGGMPGFGGGGGGGFPGPGGPSQFNMPPNFSPPMHPGPAFNPMLSPGGMGGPGGGGPPHPRFGMPLQQQHGQGGHPFNSPPLTGGGGPRGPPHGPMNPMGGMPGGMNMMGAMVGGPGGNMGGMSSLPPQGQFPPSQDGPYPGPSPPGPGNEEGKNFGGGGPQSGPPQQQQQPNLNSSGPPGPNNTPPGPPNSGPPQPGGGFPGHPDQHPNPNTPGQPPSAPPQPNPNSSPTGPLNGSQPQQLPPNQLQGPNSTNTPSSNNPSQQQSTLPNSAPGSTPYNQQNNAPGGCPMPNAPPNSAQNNLTNSGGNTPASNPNPPSNSTPNTQSPLPPGPANTSTGPGAGPGKLGGPGMVFPCGFCLSEVHDDQDAILCEASCQRWFHRDCTGLTEPAYGLLTRESSAVWACDFCLKTKEIQAVYVRQGLGQLVAANEG; encoded by the exons GTGGACAGATGAAGAgcccagagaagaagaagaggaaatcCAATGCTCAG GGGCCTGGTGGCGCGTTCTCCCACCTCTCTGAGTTTGCGCCCCCTCCCACCCCCATGGTGGACCACCTGGTTGCCTCCAACCCTTTTGACGATGACTTTGGCCCCCCGTCACTGCCGTCCCGACCTGGTGGGGCTGGAGGTCCAGGAGGGGGTCCCTTCCTCCCCAGCCCCGGggcaggtggaggaggagggccgTATGGGGGTGGAGGCAGGATGGGACCCGGGGGCATGGGCTTCATGGGGGGCCCCGGAGGACCCGTAGGAGTCCCTGGAGGTCCAGGTCGGAGACCGCCTTTCGGCCCAGGACCAGCCAACGCAGGACCGCACCACCAGCTGGGCTTTGGGGGGATGCCTGGCTTcgggggtggaggtggtggaggtttCCCGGGGCCTGGGGGTCCGTCGCAATTTAACATGCCCCCCAATTTCAGTCCCCCCATGCACCCTGGACCGGCGTTCAACCCCATGCTGTCCCCTGGTGGTATGGGGGGTCCTGGAGGAGGGGGGCCACCGCACCCTCGGTTTGGGATGCCCCTACAGCAACAGCACGGACAGGGTGGGCACCCCTTCAACAGCCCCCCTTTAACAGGTGGCGGAGGCCCCAGGGGACCCCCCCATGGCCCCATGAACCCCATGGGGGGCATGCCTGGAGGGATGAACATGATGGGGGCCATGGTAGGTGGCCCAGGAGGAAACATGGGAGGGATGTCAAGTCTACCCCCTCAAGGACAGTTCCCTCCTTCACAAGATGGGCCCTACCCAGGCCCCAGCCCCCCAGGCCCAGGAAATGAGGAGGGGAAGAACTTTGGTGGAGGTGGGCCCCAGTCTGGGCctcctcagcagcagcagcagcctaaCTTAAACTCCTCTGGTCCTCCAGGTCCCAACAACACCCCCCCCGGGCCTCCCAACTCTGGCCCTCCCCAGCCTGGAGGAGGCTTCCCTGGACACCCTGACCAGCATCCCAACCCCAACACACCCGGCCAGCCCCCCTCAGCACCGCCCCAGCCCAACCCTAACTCCTCCCCCACCGGCCCCCTCAACGGATCCCAGCCTCAGCAGCTGCCGCCGAATCAGCTGCAGGGGCCCAACTCTACCAACACCCCCTCTTCCAATAACCCGTCCCAGCAGCAGTCGACTCTGCCCAATTCTGCCCCCGGCTCCACCCCTTACAACCAGCAGAACAACGCTCCTGGTGGATGCCCCATGCCCAATGCTCCCCCCAACTCTGCCCAGAACAACTTGACCAACAGTGGGGGCAACACCCCCGCCAGCAACCCTAACCCCCCTTCCAACTCCACTCCCAACACCCAGTCTCCGCTGCCCCCCGGCCCCGCCAACACCTCCACGGGCCCAGGCGCCGGTCCAGGAAAGCTGGGGGGCCCGGGCATGGTGTTCCCCTGTGGCTTCTGCCTGTCAGAGGTGCACgacgaccaggatgccatcttgTGCGAGGCTTCGTGCCAGCGCTGGTTCCACCGTGACTGCACGGGCCTGACTGAGCCGGCCTACGGGCTTCTGACCCGGGAGAGCTCTGCCGTCTGGGCCTGCGACTTCTGCCTCAAAACCAAGGAGATCCAGGCT